The proteins below are encoded in one region of Apium graveolens cultivar Ventura chromosome 4, ASM990537v1, whole genome shotgun sequence:
- the LOC141720179 gene encoding uncharacterized protein LOC141720179, which produces MAGDQTPGDQPLPSPKIDTTSPFYLGTQDRPGDFITSTRLKGENYDKWADDIQLALEARRKIRFLDGSIKAPRCEAAWDTHQTRFALVNGPRIQQLKSSIAKCKQIKIMSVETYFGKLSTLWEELNHLEHLITCAYCSACTAGQQHEKRREASRLHQFLMGLCSKYYAHLRTNIFSQDPLRTLDRVF; this is translated from the exons ATGGCTGGTGACCAAACACCTGGTGACCAACCACTACCATCGCCTAAAATCGACACAACCTCACCTTTCTACCTTGGAACTCAAGATCGTCCAGGGGATTTTATTACTTCAACCCGTCTTAAGGGAGAAAATTATGATAAATGGGCCGATGATATACAGCTCGCATTAGAGGCTCGCAGAAAAATCAGATTTCTTGATGGTTCTATTAAAGCTCCT AGATGTGAAGCGGCTTGGGACACTCATCAGACTCGGTTTGCGTTGGTTAATGGTCCTCGCATTCAACAATTAAAATCTTCAATTGCCAAGTGTAAGCAAATAAAGATCATGTCAGTGGAAACTTACTTTGGAAAACTGTCCACTCTGTGGGAAGAACTCAATCATCTCGAACACTTGATTACTTGTGCTTATTGCTCGGCTTGTACAGCGGGTCAGCAACATGAAAAACGCAGGGAGGCTTCTCGGCTTCATCAGTTTTTGATGGGTCTATGTTCAAAATATTATGCTCATCTTCGTACAAATATATTCTCTCAAGATCCCTTGCGAACCCTTGATCGTGTATTTTAA